From a region of the Salvelinus alpinus chromosome 2, SLU_Salpinus.1, whole genome shotgun sequence genome:
- the LOC139559117 gene encoding myb/SANT-like DNA-binding domain-containing protein 4 isoform X1, translating to MATRAAYFSPSEAQILMEAYEEVKDIIKKKGNTATVIKQREKAWQSIADRLNALNMNGPKRTWQQVKIKYKNILQNAVKKNTHRQGTGGGSPKADLTPAEDMALELNKGRPVLEGIPGGKETSIGSSQDATRFIQVSGSTVFLLEPPAQAPDDADPGEGPSAAATAHDGDDDEEETISLDSRRHEDPDAIQWENQPGNISSQAIRKLYGNHLRRQIELADIDIQYKKKKMENLALESEIKKRTIRKLDLEIKKT from the exons atggcaactagagccgcgtacttttcaccgtcggaagcacaaatccttatggaggcatacgaggaggtaaaagatataattaagaagaaaggcaacaccgccacagtgataaagcaaagagaaaaagcgtggcaaagtattgcagaccgcctgaatgc attaaacatgaacgggccaaaacggacatggcagcaggtcaaaatcaaatacaagaacattctgcagaatg cagtgaaaaagaatacccacagacaaggcacgggtggtgggtcaccaaaggctgaccttaccccagcagaggacatggccttggagctaaataaaggcaggcccgtcttagaggggatccctggggggaaagagacgagcataggttcctcccaagatgccacccgcttcattcaag tgtctggcagcactgtgttcctgttagagccaccagcacaagcaccagacgatgctgatcca ggtgaaggccccagtgcagcagcaacagcacatgatggagacgatgatgaggaggagaccatctctctggattccagaaggcatgag gacccagatgctatacagtgggaaaaccagcctggcaacata agctcacaagctatcagaaagttgtatggcaaccacctccggcgccaaatagaactggcagacatagacattcagtacaagaagaaaaagatggaaaatcttgcactggagtccgaaataaaaaagaggacaattaggaaactggaccttgaaataaaaaaaacttga
- the LOC139559117 gene encoding myb/SANT-like DNA-binding domain-containing protein 4 isoform X2 → MATRAAYFSPSEAQILMEAYEEVKDIIKKKGNTATVIKQREKAWQSIADRLNALNMNGPKRTWQQVKIKYKNILQNAVKKNTHRQGTGGGSPKADLTPAEDMALELNKGRPVLEGIPGGKETSIGSSQDATRFIQVSGSTVFLLEPPAQAPDDADPGEGPSAAATAHDGDDDEEETISLDSRRHESSQAIRKLYGNHLRRQIELADIDIQYKKKKMENLALESEIKKRTIRKLDLEIKKT, encoded by the exons atggcaactagagccgcgtacttttcaccgtcggaagcacaaatccttatggaggcatacgaggaggtaaaagatataattaagaagaaaggcaacaccgccacagtgataaagcaaagagaaaaagcgtggcaaagtattgcagaccgcctgaatgc attaaacatgaacgggccaaaacggacatggcagcaggtcaaaatcaaatacaagaacattctgcagaatg cagtgaaaaagaatacccacagacaaggcacgggtggtgggtcaccaaaggctgaccttaccccagcagaggacatggccttggagctaaataaaggcaggcccgtcttagaggggatccctggggggaaagagacgagcataggttcctcccaagatgccacccgcttcattcaag tgtctggcagcactgtgttcctgttagagccaccagcacaagcaccagacgatgctgatcca ggtgaaggccccagtgcagcagcaacagcacatgatggagacgatgatgaggaggagaccatctctctggattccagaaggcatgag agctcacaagctatcagaaagttgtatggcaaccacctccggcgccaaatagaactggcagacatagacattcagtacaagaagaaaaagatggaaaatcttgcactggagtccgaaataaaaaagaggacaattaggaaactggaccttgaaataaaaaaaacttga